In one Sphingobacterium daejeonense genomic region, the following are encoded:
- a CDS encoding FGGY-family carbohydrate kinase, with amino-acid sequence MFALQVIKHYGLRSLGGYPPEAFFEYLDPKLNRIYKSIDQKVYTADEVVGNLSSEWAEKLGLSEDVLITVGAIDAHVGAIGAQIEPGFMCKVMGTSTCDMMVIEKEDLKDKLVQGICGQVQGSIVPQYIGLEAGQSAFGDVYNWLKNLLLWPMRNSLKSSASSGSQAVLDFKEELEHNLLIELSELAKTTACY; translated from the coding sequence ATGTTTGCGCTGCAGGTCATAAAGCATTATGGGCTGAGGAGCCTAGGAGGATATCCTCCAGAAGCGTTCTTTGAATATTTGGATCCGAAATTAAATCGGATTTATAAATCTATTGATCAGAAAGTATATACGGCTGATGAGGTTGTTGGGAATCTTTCCTCGGAATGGGCAGAGAAATTGGGTCTTAGCGAAGATGTTTTGATTACAGTAGGTGCGATTGATGCGCATGTGGGTGCAATTGGAGCTCAAATTGAGCCGGGTTTTATGTGTAAGGTGATGGGTACCTCTACCTGTGATATGATGGTAATTGAGAAAGAAGATTTAAAGGACAAGTTGGTTCAGGGGATCTGTGGTCAGGTTCAGGGATCTATTGTTCCACAATATATTGGATTGGAGGCTGGTCAGTCTGCATTTGGTGATGTTTACAATTGGCTCAAGAATTTGCTGTTGTGGCCAATGCGGAATAGTTTGAAGAGTAGTGCATCATCGGGTAGTCAGGCTGTTCTTGATTTTAAAGAAGAGCTAGAGCATAATTTACTAATTGAGCTTTCCGAATTGGCAAAAACAACAGCCTGTTACTGA
- a CDS encoding FGGY-family carbohydrate kinase, whose amino-acid sequence MSFPNWQKQQPVTENSELALDWFNGRRTPNVDPSLTAAIVNLDLGSSPVNIFQALVEATCFGSRAIVEHVEQQGVPIKGVIGIGGIAKKSDYVMQTLADVLQRPIKVHKSEETCALGACMLAATAAGLYPTLSDAMKGMGSGFEKEYFPNPEMKNLYDKRYMKYNTLGSAINKL is encoded by the coding sequence TTGAGCTTTCCGAATTGGCAAAAACAACAGCCTGTTACTGAGAATTCTGAATTGGCTTTAGACTGGTTTAACGGCCGTCGAACACCTAATGTTGACCCTTCCTTGACTGCTGCCATTGTGAATTTGGATTTAGGGAGTAGTCCAGTCAATATTTTTCAGGCTTTAGTTGAAGCAACTTGTTTTGGATCTCGGGCTATTGTGGAGCATGTAGAGCAGCAAGGTGTGCCAATCAAAGGGGTTATAGGCATCGGTGGTATTGCAAAGAAATCAGATTATGTTATGCAAACCTTGGCAGATGTTTTACAAAGACCTATTAAAGTTCATAAATCTGAGGAAACTTGTGCTTTAGGTGCCTGTATGCTTGCAGCAACTGCAGCTGGATTATATCCAACTTTATCAGATGCGATGAAAGGGATGGGTTCAGGTTTTGAAAAAGAATATTTTCCGAATCCTGAAATGAAAAACCTATACGATAAAAGGTATATGAAATATAATACTTTAGGATCGGCAATCAATAAATTATAG
- a CDS encoding LacI family DNA-binding transcriptional regulator, which translates to MVKKVSLKDIAQKIGVSTALVSYVLSGNEEKGRVGKETAEKIRQAAKELNYQPNHIAKSLKTGKTNTIGLIVADISNPFFASIARGVEDESGQFGLTTIIGSSDESPEKLKNLVDVFIKRQVDGFIISPPDHSEETIDYIISLGIPICLIDRHFEHVNSSYVVTDNKESMGKAVSYLIELGYKNLAFIGYDSSLQHMKDREQGFLDATASIDSKVYKINFNKQQAELGKNIQYILKTQKADAIVFATNTLSIAGLKYLTQQGVQIPDDLNVMCFDSSEVYDFFYHPIIHVKQPIENLAKESVTILTSQMKENTIQKKVLSSELVAKTRV; encoded by the coding sequence ATGGTAAAAAAGGTTTCATTAAAGGATATAGCGCAGAAGATAGGTGTTTCAACGGCCTTGGTTTCTTATGTGCTGAGCGGTAATGAGGAAAAAGGGAGAGTTGGTAAAGAAACTGCCGAAAAAATAAGGCAAGCTGCGAAAGAATTGAACTACCAGCCGAACCATATTGCCAAAAGTTTAAAGACCGGAAAAACCAATACCATTGGACTTATCGTTGCCGATATATCGAATCCATTTTTTGCATCTATTGCAAGAGGTGTGGAAGATGAATCAGGACAGTTCGGTCTAACAACCATTATTGGCAGTTCAGATGAGAGTCCAGAAAAACTAAAGAATCTGGTGGATGTTTTCATCAAAAGACAGGTCGATGGTTTTATTATTTCGCCGCCAGACCACTCTGAGGAGACCATCGATTACATTATTTCTTTAGGTATCCCCATTTGCCTGATCGATAGGCACTTTGAACATGTCAATTCCAGTTATGTAGTTACTGACAATAAGGAGTCAATGGGAAAAGCGGTTAGTTACTTAATTGAATTAGGATATAAGAATTTAGCTTTCATAGGTTATGATAGCAGCCTACAACATATGAAAGATCGTGAACAGGGATTTTTGGACGCTACTGCCTCGATTGATTCGAAAGTTTATAAGATTAATTTCAACAAACAGCAGGCTGAACTCGGCAAGAACATTCAATATATCCTAAAAACCCAAAAAGCTGATGCCATTGTCTTTGCGACCAATACGTTGTCTATTGCTGGTTTGAAATACCTTACTCAACAAGGAGTTCAAATTCCAGATGACCTTAATGTCATGTGTTTTGACTCCAGTGAAGTATATGATTTCTTTTATCACCCTATAATTCATGTAAAACAACCGATAGAAAACCTTGCTAAAGAAAGTGTTACAATATTAACTAGTCAAATGAAAGAAAATACCATTCAAAAGAAGGTATTAAGTTCAGAATTAGTGGCTAAAACCAGGGTATAA
- a CDS encoding AraC family transcriptional regulator, protein MEAIKTMEARYPIEFTVPAFGAGSFYVQEDLRDDFYSHYHRHREIQISYILKGRGSVVIGNLIQPFFENEIYILKANDPHVFIKEGSDDEQIHVVHIFVAFDKMQAFFNMQELHRIRDIFNSLDSSKKFLPKTSIPVRLKFQSLMREEGLSKLMRVLEIFDYLIANEKEMISLYSGLPESNFNDKVGVRINEVLRFSLENYNKEISIDEVAKLIHMTPSAFCKYFKKHTMKTYVTFLNEIRIEKACQLLINKSTENISEVAYQCGFNTVVHFNRVFKHILHSSPSEFIHRHAVDVRN, encoded by the coding sequence ATGGAAGCTATTAAGACAATGGAAGCGAGGTATCCTATTGAGTTTACTGTGCCTGCCTTTGGTGCCGGTTCGTTTTATGTCCAAGAGGACCTTAGAGATGATTTTTATAGCCACTACCACAGACATAGAGAAATACAGATTTCTTATATATTGAAGGGGAGAGGTTCGGTAGTGATAGGAAACTTGATACAACCATTCTTTGAAAATGAAATCTATATATTGAAAGCAAATGATCCTCATGTTTTTATTAAAGAAGGGTCAGATGACGAGCAGATCCATGTTGTTCACATCTTCGTTGCTTTTGATAAAATGCAAGCATTCTTCAATATGCAAGAACTTCATAGAATTCGAGACATTTTTAATTCACTAGACTCAAGCAAAAAGTTCCTGCCAAAGACCAGTATACCAGTTAGGTTAAAATTTCAATCCTTAATGCGTGAAGAAGGCTTGTCCAAATTAATGCGTGTTTTGGAAATCTTTGATTATTTGATTGCAAATGAAAAAGAGATGATTTCCCTTTATTCGGGATTGCCGGAATCCAATTTCAACGATAAAGTAGGTGTAAGGATCAATGAGGTATTGAGATTCTCCCTGGAAAATTATAATAAAGAGATCAGCATCGATGAAGTTGCCAAGCTTATCCATATGACGCCATCTGCCTTCTGTAAGTACTTTAAAAAGCATACAATGAAAACGTATGTGACCTTTTTGAATGAAATCAGAATTGAAAAAGCCTGTCAATTATTAATCAACAAATCCACAGAAAACATCTCTGAAGTTGCCTATCAATGTGGATTCAATACAGTGGTTCATTTTAACAGAGTATTCAAACACATCTTGCATAGCTCCCCCTCAGAATTTATTCATCGACATGCGGTGGATGTGAGGAATTAA
- a CDS encoding DUF6702 family protein, which translates to MNSLKNRILLTIVGLSTALIAFAHPFYVSITSIDYNAKNKRIEVSCRLFYDDLEVALKNQTGKKIDVINPKNKAVADSAISRYIQHNLKLAINNQNKNLKFVGYEIEEDVAWCYLEVQNINDVNKIEIVNQLLYRDFKSQSNIMHLKVNNMKKSTKLDNPKRTASFSF; encoded by the coding sequence ATGAATTCGTTAAAAAACAGAATATTATTAACAATTGTAGGTTTGAGTACCGCTCTTATTGCATTTGCACATCCGTTTTACGTAAGCATCACATCCATAGATTACAATGCAAAAAATAAAAGAATTGAAGTATCCTGTAGGCTGTTTTACGATGATCTGGAAGTCGCGCTGAAAAATCAAACAGGAAAGAAAATTGATGTCATAAATCCTAAGAACAAAGCAGTAGCCGACTCTGCTATTTCAAGATATATACAACACAATCTGAAATTAGCTATTAACAATCAAAACAAAAACTTGAAATTTGTTGGTTATGAAATCGAAGAAGATGTTGCTTGGTGCTATTTGGAAGTCCAAAACATAAATGATGTCAACAAAATAGAAATTGTCAACCAACTTTTATATCGAGATTTTAAATCCCAATCTAATATTATGCACCTCAAAGTGAATAATATGAAGAAAAGCACCAAACTAGACAATCCTAAAAGGACCGCATCATTTAGTTTTTAA
- a CDS encoding HupE/UreJ family protein codes for MSDFSIYFQLGWQHILDLTGYDHILFVLVLCCSYTLKDWKRLLWLVTAFTVGHSITLALAAFKIVKVDTGWVEFLIPVTILITALYNLPKRRKQRNPYILYAMTLFFGLIHGLGFSNYLQSLLGQEANIVLPLLSFNIGLEFGQLIIVFFVILLSELMLKIFSVSNRDWSFFLSSAVIGISFIMALERIPL; via the coding sequence ATGAGTGATTTTTCCATTTATTTTCAACTCGGTTGGCAGCATATCCTAGACCTTACTGGATATGATCATATTTTATTTGTACTGGTTTTGTGTTGCAGCTATACTCTTAAAGATTGGAAACGATTACTTTGGTTGGTGACTGCATTCACGGTTGGTCATTCAATCACATTAGCTCTTGCAGCCTTTAAGATTGTTAAAGTTGATACAGGATGGGTTGAATTTTTAATTCCAGTTACCATTTTGATAACCGCTTTATATAATCTTCCCAAAAGAAGGAAACAGCGCAATCCTTATATTTTATATGCAATGACACTGTTTTTTGGTTTGATTCACGGACTGGGTTTTTCAAATTACCTTCAATCTTTATTGGGTCAAGAGGCGAATATTGTATTGCCCCTATTGTCATTCAATATTGGGTTAGAATTTGGACAGCTTATTATCGTATTTTTCGTTATTCTTTTATCTGAATTGATGTTAAAGATTTTCTCTGTGTCAAATAGGGATTGGAGTTTCTTTTTGTCTTCTGCGGTAATAGGGATTTCATTTATCATGGCACTTGAACGTATTCCACTATGA
- a CDS encoding M1 family metallopeptidase, producing the protein MFGVGGVSTFQTAFSQMQNNPGSNHGNKFEQLGSLLSDPNIFRTASGAPGSMYWQQKADYVIDVEVDEVNQLLKGSETITYTNNSPDPLSYLWLQLDENEHADNAESKRFDQSSLRERMSLESLKSIVPEQKGYGVNIRKLTDASGKAMDYVINYTMMRVDLPTPLKPGAKISLKIDWDYKITDRMVENGRGGYEHFAKDDNYLYTIAQWFPRMAVYSDFQGWQNKQFTGRGEFALVFGDYKVNITVPSDHIVGATGECQNYAQVLNSTQLARWKQAQQTKEPVEIVTLEDANKAIQQKSSAKKTWVYEAKNVRDFAFVTSRRLIWDAMKVNDGVPGNQPMAMSYYGPEAYPLYRKYSTKVVAHTLKTYSKFSIPYPYPVAISVEAVNGMEYPMICFNYGRADEDGTYTEAVKYGMIGVIIHEVGHNFFPMIVNSDERQWTWMDEGLNTFLQYLTEQEWDKDFPSRRGPAHKIVDYMKLPKDQLEPIMTNSENIVQFGPNAYAKPATALNILRETIMGRELFDYAFKEYAKRWEFKHPTPADFFRTMEDASAVDLDWFWRGWFFTTDPVEISLENVTQYRMSGGDPKITQQQRKEAFEKDLNSITRQRNMEENMAFLVDKDTSLLDFYNKWDRFAVKPSDEAAYQKFYDNLTDQEKDIFNGKTSFYELNFKNNGGLVMPLIIEWTFTDGSKEIDNVPAYIWRMDENEATKVFAKTKQVASVKLDPFRETADIDESNNSWPRTSQPSRFELYQQNGRSARGQSAESNPMKEAKKENNN; encoded by the coding sequence TTGTTTGGCGTTGGTGGGGTATCAACATTTCAAACAGCATTCTCCCAAATGCAAAATAATCCAGGTTCCAACCATGGGAATAAATTTGAACAACTTGGCAGTTTGCTTTCTGACCCTAATATTTTCAGGACTGCCTCTGGAGCTCCTGGTTCGATGTATTGGCAACAGAAAGCTGATTATGTAATCGATGTAGAGGTTGATGAGGTAAATCAGCTGTTGAAAGGATCGGAAACAATTACTTATACCAATAATTCTCCGGATCCATTGAGTTATCTATGGCTACAATTGGATGAAAATGAGCATGCTGATAATGCTGAGAGCAAAAGATTTGACCAGAGCAGTTTGCGTGAAAGAATGTCTTTAGAGTCTTTGAAGTCTATCGTACCTGAACAAAAGGGTTATGGAGTTAATATTCGAAAATTGACAGATGCATCGGGCAAAGCTATGGATTATGTCATAAACTATACGATGATGCGTGTTGACCTTCCAACTCCATTGAAACCTGGTGCGAAGATTTCATTAAAAATAGATTGGGATTATAAAATTACTGACCGGATGGTCGAAAATGGTCGTGGAGGTTATGAACATTTTGCTAAAGATGACAATTACTTATATACGATAGCACAATGGTTTCCGCGGATGGCGGTTTACTCAGATTTCCAAGGATGGCAGAATAAGCAATTTACGGGACGTGGGGAATTTGCTTTGGTCTTTGGTGATTATAAAGTAAACATCACCGTTCCTTCTGACCATATTGTTGGAGCTACAGGTGAGTGTCAAAATTATGCACAAGTATTAAATTCTACACAACTAGCACGCTGGAAACAAGCACAGCAAACAAAGGAACCGGTAGAGATTGTTACCTTGGAGGATGCTAATAAGGCTATTCAACAAAAGTCTTCTGCTAAAAAGACTTGGGTTTATGAGGCTAAAAATGTTCGTGATTTTGCATTTGTTACTTCACGAAGGTTAATTTGGGATGCGATGAAGGTGAACGACGGTGTACCTGGCAACCAACCGATGGCTATGTCTTATTATGGTCCTGAAGCTTATCCACTTTACCGTAAATACTCTACTAAAGTAGTTGCGCATACCCTAAAGACCTATTCAAAATTTTCCATTCCTTATCCTTATCCAGTTGCCATTTCTGTTGAAGCAGTAAACGGTATGGAATATCCAATGATCTGTTTCAATTATGGTCGTGCTGATGAGGATGGGACTTACACAGAAGCTGTGAAGTATGGAATGATTGGTGTTATCATTCATGAGGTTGGTCATAATTTCTTTCCAATGATCGTAAATTCTGACGAGCGACAATGGACATGGATGGATGAAGGGTTAAATACATTCCTTCAATACCTTACCGAGCAGGAATGGGATAAAGATTTTCCTTCGCGTCGTGGCCCGGCTCACAAAATTGTAGACTACATGAAGTTGCCAAAAGATCAGCTGGAGCCTATCATGACCAATTCTGAGAACATAGTCCAATTTGGTCCAAATGCTTATGCAAAACCGGCAACTGCATTGAATATTCTTCGTGAAACCATCATGGGAAGGGAGTTATTCGACTATGCCTTTAAGGAATATGCGAAAAGATGGGAATTTAAACACCCGACTCCTGCGGATTTCTTCCGAACGATGGAAGATGCGTCAGCAGTAGATTTGGACTGGTTCTGGAGAGGTTGGTTCTTCACTACTGATCCAGTTGAAATATCCTTGGAAAATGTTACCCAATATAGAATGAGTGGGGGTGATCCAAAAATCACACAACAACAAAGAAAAGAAGCTTTCGAAAAGGACCTAAACAGTATTACCCGCCAACGGAATATGGAAGAGAATATGGCTTTTTTGGTAGATAAAGATACTTCCTTATTAGATTTCTACAATAAATGGGATCGATTTGCAGTGAAACCTTCTGATGAAGCTGCCTATCAAAAATTTTATGATAATTTGACCGATCAGGAGAAGGATATTTTCAATGGTAAAACCTCTTTTTATGAGTTGAATTTTAAAAATAATGGCGGATTGGTTATGCCCTTAATAATTGAGTGGACCTTTACTGATGGTTCCAAAGAAATCGATAATGTACCGGCATATATTTGGAGGATGGATGAAAATGAAGCTACTAAAGTTTTTGCGAAAACAAAGCAGGTTGCTTCTGTAAAATTAGATCCATTCCGTGAGACTGCAGACATAGATGAGTCAAATAATTCGTGGCCACGAACTTCCCAACCGTCAAGATTCGAGCTTTATCAACAAAATGGTAGGTCGGCGCGAGGTCAGTCAGCAGAATCAAACCCCATGAAAGAAGCGAAAAAAGAAAATAATAATTAG
- a CDS encoding GNAT family N-acetyltransferase, producing MKRTIPIDINITLKALVESDAIRMFNIINKEREYLGDWLPFVQFTKKVDDSKGFVEMAMLSRKLKKDYVYKICLNDRMIGLIGTKETDMINRNTEIGYWLSEEFQNQGIMTKSVSALIKTLFDDLNIERVQICCAIGNEKSINIPKRLGFKLEGTKRNGEWIGNYQFRDLLVFSKLKSDEEQ from the coding sequence ATGAAGAGAACTATACCCATAGATATTAATATTACTTTAAAAGCTCTGGTAGAAAGTGACGCCATCCGTATGTTTAACATTATCAATAAGGAACGAGAGTATTTAGGAGATTGGCTCCCATTTGTACAGTTCACCAAAAAGGTTGATGACAGCAAAGGATTTGTTGAAATGGCAATGTTGAGCAGGAAATTGAAGAAAGATTATGTTTACAAGATTTGTCTCAATGACAGGATGATTGGATTAATCGGAACAAAAGAAACCGACATGATCAACAGAAATACCGAAATTGGATATTGGCTCTCCGAAGAATTCCAAAACCAGGGAATTATGACAAAATCAGTTAGTGCCTTAATAAAAACCCTTTTCGATGATTTAAATATTGAACGCGTTCAAATTTGTTGTGCCATAGGTAATGAAAAAAGTATAAATATTCCAAAGCGTTTGGGGTTTAAACTCGAAGGAACAAAAAGAAATGGAGAATGGATCGGAAATTATCAATTCAGGGACTTACTGGTATTCTCAAAATTAAAATCCGACGAAGAACAATAA
- a CDS encoding TetR/AcrR family transcriptional regulator, translating to MKKIPKTDQKTRKVTSGPVREKARTMNKIVNAVGKVLKKHGYPGLSIANIATEAKVDRKLIYTYFENLDNLVETFIQKRDYWKTKAKSTISTLLNQDVISQNEMQNLLIGQFDTVMKDEILQRILQWELSEDKDILRKLANSREEIGEQLIQRYEKSFIESSLDIRAVLALQTAGLYYLAMHAQTNGSTFCGLDLNLDVDRERIINALKMILNKTPT from the coding sequence ATGAAAAAAATTCCAAAGACGGATCAAAAGACGAGAAAAGTAACATCTGGTCCCGTTCGTGAAAAAGCAAGAACGATGAATAAAATCGTGAATGCTGTTGGAAAAGTATTGAAAAAACACGGCTATCCTGGTCTATCGATTGCCAATATTGCAACTGAAGCAAAAGTTGACCGAAAACTTATCTATACTTATTTTGAAAACCTGGACAACCTTGTAGAAACTTTCATTCAAAAAAGAGATTATTGGAAAACTAAAGCAAAATCTACCATTTCAACACTATTGAACCAAGATGTAATAAGTCAAAATGAAATGCAAAACTTATTAATTGGACAATTTGACACCGTGATGAAGGATGAAATCCTTCAACGTATTTTACAATGGGAGTTATCAGAAGACAAGGATATTCTCAGAAAACTTGCCAACAGTAGAGAAGAAATTGGGGAACAATTGATTCAGAGATATGAAAAATCATTTATTGAAAGCAGTTTAGATATCCGCGCTGTTTTAGCCCTACAGACTGCAGGTTTGTATTATCTGGCGATGCACGCTCAAACTAATGGCAGCACATTTTGCGGATTGGACCTTAATTTGGATGTAGATCGAGAAAGAATAATCAATGCTTTGAAAATGATACTAAATAAAACGCCTACATGA
- a CDS encoding helix-turn-helix transcriptional regulator has product MSTNKLALIRYKIIDQCLQQKHRKWTLEDLIEKVSDALYELEGINNGVSKRTIQSDLQLMRSNKLGYNAPIIVKDRKYYSYEDPNYSISNSPLSSVDMEKMKEAVDLLKHLNGFNFFEEMSDMIVRLESHIYSNNTDGKSIVQMEGNPLLKGIKWITPLYKAIKEEIPLLIKYKSFRSQQPIEKIYYPYLLKEFRNRWFLICKQKNIDNIITLALDRIVDLDEMAKAGFKHYEGVNFDRYYSDVIGVTKSEKDRGQKVLLQIDKSNAPYIETKPIHSSQQIINRSEDGSIIIRIDVVLNLELEREILGFGECIKVLAPKSLEKRIKYRLNRAYRRYELTPPEKPIQDKLNTSENG; this is encoded by the coding sequence ATGTCAACAAACAAACTAGCATTAATCCGTTATAAAATCATTGACCAATGTTTACAACAAAAACATAGGAAATGGACCCTTGAGGATCTAATAGAGAAAGTGTCTGATGCTCTATACGAATTAGAAGGTATTAATAATGGCGTTAGTAAACGGACAATACAAAGTGATTTACAATTAATGCGAAGCAACAAACTAGGGTACAATGCCCCAATAATTGTCAAAGACCGCAAATACTATAGTTATGAAGATCCGAATTATAGTATCAGCAATTCGCCCCTTTCATCTGTTGATATGGAGAAAATGAAAGAAGCTGTTGACCTTCTCAAACATTTGAATGGATTTAATTTTTTTGAAGAAATGAGCGACATGATTGTCCGATTGGAAAGTCATATATACTCTAATAATACGGATGGGAAATCCATTGTGCAAATGGAAGGAAATCCCCTATTAAAGGGAATCAAATGGATAACACCGCTATATAAAGCTATTAAAGAAGAAATTCCTTTACTGATAAAATACAAGTCATTCCGATCACAACAGCCTATTGAAAAGATATATTATCCCTATTTATTAAAAGAATTCAGAAATCGTTGGTTTTTGATCTGCAAGCAAAAAAACATCGATAACATAATCACATTAGCATTAGACCGAATCGTCGATTTAGATGAGATGGCAAAAGCAGGATTCAAACACTATGAAGGCGTAAATTTTGACAGATATTATAGTGATGTGATTGGAGTAACTAAATCGGAAAAAGATCGAGGCCAAAAAGTATTGTTACAAATAGACAAATCAAATGCCCCGTATATCGAAACTAAACCCATTCATTCTTCTCAACAAATAATTAATAGATCGGAAGATGGATCGATTATAATCAGAATTGATGTGGTTTTAAATTTGGAATTAGAACGTGAGATTCTAGGTTTTGGAGAGTGTATAAAAGTTTTAGCACCTAAATCATTGGAAAAAAGAATTAAATATAGATTGAATCGGGCATATAGAAGATATGAATTAACTCCACCGGAGAAACCAATACAAGATAAATTGAATACCTCAGAAAATGGATAA